A single window of Deltaproteobacteria bacterium DNA harbors:
- a CDS encoding acyl-CoA dehydrogenase, giving the protein MSNGTFPISMRDIRFILYEQLGIERLCEFDKFKDFSKETFDMVLEEGAKLAAEVIAPLNSIADKEGCVYEKGKVKVPEAFHEAFKKYCEGGWIAASVDAEAGGQGLPDSVALATAEMFVGASVSFTTYPGLTRGAANLIESFGTPEQKQMYLEKMYSGQWTGTMCLTESQAGSAVGDVKTMAKKEGDHYLIQGTKIFITAGDHNLTKNIIHAVLARTENAPPGIKGLSLFIVPKVRINLDGSLGEPNDVNCGGIEHKMGLKGSSTCTLNFGDDGKCHGYILGQENQGIQLMFQMMNEARLGVGLQGFALGNLAYLYALKYAKERIQGVEITKMRDPNAPRVTIINHPDVRRLLMTMKAYAEGLRALIYRSAYYADLAKVATDPKEKEYCENMIDLLIPIVKAYSTDMAFRLTEWAIQVHGGYGYCGEYPVEQLCRDVKITSIYEGTNGIQAMDLVGRKLSLKKGALIMGWTKEVNEFVEKHKAHPVFGPAIAQLEQAKNTLVNVSMHFAKVAAGGDPLYAMLHACPYLELFGEVELAYLLLDQAIIAQNKLQDIFQKAGATTDEAKAKVIEEQAEAAFYSGKVYTAEFFVNNILPKVQSTATTILSGNRSALTIPEAAF; this is encoded by the coding sequence ATGAGCAACGGAACTTTTCCGATAAGCATGAGAGACATTCGCTTCATTCTTTATGAACAATTAGGCATTGAACGGCTCTGCGAGTTCGATAAGTTCAAGGATTTCTCCAAGGAAACTTTTGACATGGTTTTGGAAGAAGGAGCCAAGCTGGCCGCCGAAGTAATCGCCCCGCTGAATTCCATTGCGGATAAAGAGGGCTGCGTTTATGAGAAAGGGAAAGTGAAAGTCCCGGAAGCCTTCCATGAAGCCTTCAAGAAATACTGCGAGGGCGGATGGATTGCCGCTTCGGTAGATGCAGAAGCCGGGGGGCAGGGACTGCCGGATTCTGTGGCTCTGGCGACCGCAGAAATGTTTGTGGGGGCGTCCGTTTCCTTCACTACCTACCCTGGTCTTACTCGCGGCGCCGCCAACCTGATTGAAAGCTTCGGAACACCGGAACAGAAGCAGATGTACCTGGAAAAAATGTACAGCGGCCAGTGGACCGGCACGATGTGCTTGACCGAATCCCAGGCCGGGAGCGCCGTGGGGGATGTGAAAACCATGGCTAAAAAAGAGGGGGATCATTATTTAATCCAGGGCACGAAGATCTTCATCACCGCTGGCGACCATAACCTGACGAAAAACATTATCCACGCCGTCCTGGCCCGAACGGAGAATGCCCCTCCGGGAATCAAAGGTTTAAGCCTCTTTATCGTGCCCAAGGTCCGGATCAACCTCGATGGATCCCTGGGAGAACCCAACGATGTAAATTGTGGCGGTATCGAGCACAAGATGGGGCTCAAGGGGTCATCGACTTGCACCCTGAATTTCGGAGATGACGGGAAGTGTCACGGGTATATTCTCGGGCAGGAGAATCAGGGCATCCAGCTCATGTTCCAGATGATGAACGAAGCCCGTCTGGGCGTGGGCCTGCAGGGTTTTGCCCTGGGGAACCTGGCTTACCTCTATGCCCTGAAATATGCCAAAGAACGCATCCAGGGGGTGGAAATCACGAAGATGAGAGACCCCAACGCCCCGCGGGTGACGATCATCAACCATCCCGACGTCCGCCGGTTGCTCATGACCATGAAAGCTTATGCCGAAGGTCTGCGGGCGCTAATTTACCGCAGCGCCTACTACGCGGATTTGGCCAAGGTGGCCACGGACCCGAAGGAGAAAGAATATTGCGAGAACATGATCGATCTCCTGATTCCCATCGTTAAGGCTTATTCGACAGACATGGCCTTCCGCCTTACCGAATGGGCCATCCAGGTCCACGGGGGGTATGGATACTGTGGCGAATACCCCGTGGAACAGCTCTGCCGGGACGTGAAGATCACTTCAATTTACGAGGGGACCAACGGCATCCAGGCCATGGACTTAGTAGGCCGCAAACTATCCCTGAAAAAGGGAGCCTTAATCATGGGCTGGACGAAAGAAGTCAACGAGTTCGTAGAGAAGCATAAAGCCCATCCAGTTTTTGGGCCGGCGATCGCCCAGCTGGAACAGGCTAAGAATACGCTGGTCAATGTTTCCATGCACTTCGCCAAGGTCGCGGCCGGAGGAGATCCGCTCTACGCGATGCTCCATGCTTGTCCGTACCTTGAGCTTTTTGGAGAGGTGGAGCTGGCCTACCTTCTCCTCGACCAGGCGATCATTGCGCAGAATAAACTCCAAGATATCTTCCAGAAGGCCGGGGCAACCACGGACGAGGCCAAGGCCAAAGTCATTGAAGAGCAAGCCGAGGCTGCTTTCTACAGCGGCAAGGTCTATACAGCCGAGTTTTTTGTCAACAATATTCTTCCGAAGGTTCAATCTACCGCCACGACCATTCTCAGCGGAAACCGCAGCGCCCTGACGATTCCGGAGGCGGCGTTTTAA